A genomic window from Candidatus Pelagisphaera phototrophica includes:
- the folE2 gene encoding GTP cyclohydrolase FolE2: MSTKDKPKMYLHKTEAEAKAPIARGYDALFRPSEEYRDSMPDIMDSVELMHGASVPIQQVGVSNFRLPLKYRRLDGSEIELETSVVGTVSLEASLKGINMSRIMRSFYEHKDEAFTLDTIKQVLDKFREKVESLDARVALRFNYPIAQESLRSGLNGYQYYQSALEGRLSKMGVFEKRIVFDFIYSSACPCSAELAEHARDVRNVYSIPHSQRSKARIWVTLAEGADLSLEEIQGHCVNGLKTETQVMVKREDEQAFAELNGAHIKFVEDAARSIFKELNADPRIADFQVACSHLESLHSHDAVSVICKGVEGGHQADFSDFNDLIC, translated from the coding sequence ATGTCCACTAAAGATAAGCCAAAAATGTACCTGCATAAGACCGAAGCCGAAGCAAAGGCTCCGATCGCGCGTGGGTACGATGCTTTGTTCCGACCCTCGGAGGAATACCGGGACTCGATGCCAGATATAATGGATTCGGTGGAGTTGATGCATGGAGCTTCCGTTCCGATCCAGCAAGTAGGTGTCTCCAACTTTCGTTTGCCATTGAAGTACCGCCGACTTGATGGATCGGAAATTGAACTCGAAACTAGCGTAGTAGGGACCGTTTCCTTGGAAGCGAGTCTCAAGGGGATCAACATGTCCCGTATCATGCGTTCGTTCTACGAGCACAAAGATGAGGCGTTCACTTTAGACACGATCAAGCAGGTGCTAGATAAATTTCGGGAAAAGGTGGAGAGTTTGGATGCCCGTGTGGCATTGCGTTTTAATTACCCGATTGCTCAGGAAAGTTTAAGAAGTGGCTTGAATGGATACCAATACTATCAAAGCGCTCTAGAAGGTCGACTTTCGAAGATGGGGGTATTCGAGAAACGAATTGTTTTCGACTTCATCTATTCGTCGGCCTGTCCCTGCTCAGCTGAGTTGGCGGAACATGCTCGCGATGTGCGAAACGTTTATTCAATTCCCCACTCCCAGCGAAGCAAGGCGCGGATTTGGGTCACGCTTGCTGAAGGGGCGGACTTGTCTTTAGAAGAGATTCAAGGGCACTGCGTAAATGGGCTGAAGACCGAAACACAAGTGATGGTCAAGCGAGAGGACGAGCAAGCCTTCGCCGAGTTGAACGGGGCCCACATTAAATTTGTCGAGGATGCCGCGAGGTCGATTTTTAAAGAATTGAATGCAGATCCCCGTATCGCCGACTTTCAGGTAGCGTGTTCGCATTTGGAATCGCTGCATTCGCACGACGCGGTGTCTGTTATTTGCAAAGGAGTTGAAGGGGGTCACCAAGCAGACTTTTCAGACTTCAACGATTTAATTTGCTAG
- a CDS encoding LL-diaminopimelate aminotransferase, producing MIRINENFLKLKASYLFSDIAKRIASYQEANPDSSIIKLGIGDVTEPLPETCRAAFHSAIDEMGTRSGFHGYGPEQGYEFLRKAIAENDFQARGANISADEIFVSDGAKCDSGNFQEIFAEDIKIAVPDPVYPVYVDTNVMAGRAGENINDRYQGFVYLESTPENGYVPSIPEEAVDLVYLCFPNNPTGAMATREQLKAWVDYAKASGALILFDAAYVAFIRDESLPQSIYEIEGASDVAVEFRSFSKNAGFTGTRCAYTVVPNGLVATGSTGKEHSVHALWNRRHCTKFNGVSYPVQKAAEAVCSEAGKAEVKALTDFYLANAKIVRAEIEALGFSCVGGDNSPYVWINAGRPSWEFFDTLLNDAGVVCTPGAGFGSCGEGHIRISAFNSRENIEEAMKRIRKALA from the coding sequence ATGATCCGCATCAACGAGAACTTCCTGAAGCTGAAGGCTTCCTATCTTTTTTCAGATATCGCGAAACGAATCGCGTCCTACCAGGAGGCGAATCCCGATAGTTCAATCATCAAGTTGGGGATTGGCGATGTGACGGAGCCGTTGCCAGAAACGTGCCGAGCTGCGTTTCACTCTGCGATCGATGAGATGGGTACCCGAAGCGGTTTCCATGGCTATGGACCCGAGCAAGGCTACGAGTTTTTGCGCAAGGCCATTGCGGAAAACGACTTTCAGGCCAGGGGCGCGAACATTTCTGCCGACGAAATTTTCGTTAGCGATGGCGCAAAGTGTGATAGCGGGAATTTCCAGGAAATTTTCGCTGAGGACATCAAGATCGCGGTTCCCGACCCCGTGTACCCAGTCTACGTGGATACCAATGTAATGGCCGGCCGAGCGGGTGAGAACATCAACGACCGGTACCAGGGATTTGTCTACTTGGAGTCGACTCCGGAAAATGGCTACGTTCCGTCGATCCCTGAAGAGGCGGTAGATTTGGTTTATCTGTGTTTTCCGAACAATCCAACTGGAGCGATGGCGACTAGGGAACAGTTGAAAGCCTGGGTGGATTACGCAAAGGCTTCAGGTGCGCTGATCCTATTTGATGCGGCCTATGTGGCTTTCATCAGGGACGAGTCTTTGCCGCAGAGCATTTACGAAATCGAGGGAGCGAGTGATGTAGCGGTCGAGTTTCGCAGTTTTTCCAAGAACGCGGGTTTTACCGGAACACGCTGCGCCTACACTGTGGTTCCTAATGGTCTGGTCGCAACCGGCTCGACGGGGAAAGAGCATTCTGTCCACGCATTGTGGAACCGCCGTCACTGCACCAAATTCAATGGAGTTTCGTATCCTGTTCAAAAAGCAGCTGAGGCGGTCTGCAGTGAAGCTGGCAAGGCGGAGGTTAAGGCCTTAACCGATTTCTATTTGGCTAATGCGAAGATTGTAAGGGCGGAGATTGAAGCACTCGGTTTTTCCTGCGTTGGAGGAGATAATTCTCCTTACGTTTGGATTAATGCGGGCCGACCTTCCTGGGAGTTCTTTGATACCTTGCTGAACGATGCGGGAGTGGTTTGCACTCCAGGCGCGGGATTTGGCTCCTGCGGTGAGGGCCATATTCGGATCAGTGCATTCAATAGCCGGGAGAATATTGAGGAAGCGATGAAGAGAATTCGAAAGGCCTTAGCCTAG
- a CDS encoding CopG family transcriptional regulator, whose product MAAKKSAESSPLTFDLKADLIAVLDKYQSKLGGVSKSEIIRHAISGFDYNSFKPVVESHRQISVRLPLKQKNALVRLAKGKKVSIGELLRAALESLPGNPAKSGIEKAAPKKAAKKAAKKAAKKAAKKAAKKAAPKKAAKKAAPKKAAKKAAPKKAAKKAAPKKAAKKAAPKKKAAPKKAAPKKKAAPKKAAPKKKAAPKKKAAPKKKAAPKKKAAPKKKAAPKKAAPKKKAAPKKKAAPKKKAAPKKKAAPKKKAAPKKKAAPKKKAAPKKAAKKKK is encoded by the coding sequence ATGGCAGCAAAGAAAAGCGCCGAGAGTTCACCTCTCACATTCGATCTGAAGGCAGATCTCATCGCAGTTCTGGACAAATATCAGTCCAAACTTGGTGGTGTATCAAAAAGCGAAATCATTCGTCATGCGATTTCGGGATTTGATTACAACTCCTTTAAACCGGTGGTAGAGTCGCATCGTCAGATTTCGGTTCGGCTTCCACTAAAACAAAAGAATGCTCTCGTGAGACTCGCGAAGGGCAAAAAAGTAAGCATCGGAGAGTTACTTCGTGCCGCTCTAGAAAGCCTACCTGGCAACCCTGCTAAATCTGGGATTGAGAAGGCAGCTCCAAAGAAGGCGGCCAAGAAGGCGGCCAAGAAGGCGGCCAAGAAGGCGGCCAAGAAGGCGGCCAAGAAGGCAGCTCCAAAGAAGGCGGCCAAGAAAGCAGCTCCAAAGAAGGCGGCCAAGAAAGCAGCTCCAAAGAAGGCGGCCAAGAAAGCAGCTCCAAAGAAGGCGGCCAAGAAAGCAGCTCCTAAGAAAAAAGCAGCACCTAAGAAGGCAGCACCTAAGAAAAAGGCAGCTCCAAAGAAGGCAGCACCTAAGAAAAAAGCAGCACCCAAGAAAAAAGCAGCACCTAAGAAAAAAGCAGCACCTAAGAAAAAAGCAGCACCTAAGAAAAAGGCAGCTCCAAAGAAGGCAGCTCCTAAGAAAAAAGCAGCACCTAAGAAAAAAGCAGCACCCAAGAAAAAAGCAGCACCTAAGAAAAAAGCAGCACCCAAGAAAAAAGCAGCACCTAAGAAAAAAGCA
- the nadB gene encoding L-aspartate oxidase, whose translation MDTIRTDCLVIGAGLAGCSYAHCASQLGMSVTLVCSNELSKGANSQWAQGGIIFDTSLNAEQLKRDIISASDGTSNPEAVDSLVEHGQEAVQSLLLDELNVPFDREKTGDLKYTREGGHTDRRIIFSKDLTGLAILTNMHEHVVGLKNVSVLTNTVAVDLLTLSHNSLDPLDKYKPITCIGAYVLDTQTGNIRAIIAKKTILATGGMGQIFQNTTNQEGVVGHGVAMAKRLGARVIDLEYIQFHPTVFLKKNCPLFLVSEAVRGEGGVLVNSEGKAFMDTIHPMKSLAPRDIVARAIHQELISSGESCVYIDLSSMKSDFVKERFPSIYQRCFESGVDIAKEPIPVAPAAHYSCGGVFTDLKGRSSVLNLNAIGETACTGLHGANRLASTSLLECLVTAKLTAEADCQDVRSANFHLPAVRDWESPDESPDEVLIQQDMRLIRSTMWNYVGLIRSSRRLHRARRILLELEQEISEFYSGNRLTRSLIDLRNAVRTALLVVHAASLNSESKGSHFVVVGDDEVDTLAAATDEIK comes from the coding sequence GTGGATACGATTCGGACAGATTGCCTGGTCATCGGAGCAGGACTGGCGGGCTGTTCCTATGCCCACTGCGCTTCCCAGCTAGGAATGTCGGTCACACTTGTGTGTTCGAATGAACTTTCCAAGGGAGCGAACAGCCAATGGGCTCAAGGGGGTATCATTTTCGATACGTCCCTAAATGCGGAGCAGCTCAAGCGGGATATCATATCCGCCTCTGATGGTACCTCGAATCCAGAGGCGGTCGACTCGCTGGTCGAACATGGACAGGAAGCGGTGCAGTCGCTCTTGCTGGATGAGCTTAATGTGCCGTTTGACCGCGAGAAAACGGGTGATCTTAAGTATACCCGCGAAGGAGGCCACACTGACCGTAGGATCATTTTCTCCAAAGATCTTACGGGTTTGGCGATTCTGACTAACATGCACGAGCATGTGGTGGGTTTGAAAAACGTATCCGTTTTGACCAACACGGTTGCGGTGGACCTTTTGACGCTTTCGCACAATTCGCTTGATCCGCTCGACAAGTACAAGCCAATTACCTGTATCGGGGCTTATGTCCTGGATACCCAAACCGGGAACATTCGGGCCATCATTGCGAAAAAGACGATTCTGGCGACGGGTGGCATGGGCCAGATTTTCCAGAATACAACCAATCAGGAAGGGGTCGTCGGCCATGGAGTCGCGATGGCCAAGCGATTGGGGGCGCGAGTGATCGACTTGGAGTACATTCAATTCCATCCGACCGTTTTCCTCAAGAAGAACTGTCCCTTGTTTCTCGTTTCGGAAGCGGTGCGCGGGGAGGGAGGTGTGCTCGTAAATAGTGAAGGTAAAGCATTCATGGATACGATTCATCCAATGAAGTCTTTGGCCCCTCGTGACATCGTGGCCCGGGCAATTCACCAGGAACTGATTTCTTCGGGGGAAAGTTGCGTCTATATCGACCTTTCGTCGATGAAATCTGATTTCGTTAAAGAACGTTTTCCTTCCATATACCAGCGGTGTTTCGAGAGTGGAGTGGACATCGCCAAAGAGCCGATACCGGTTGCCCCGGCGGCCCATTATAGCTGTGGTGGCGTCTTTACGGATCTCAAAGGTCGATCCTCAGTTTTGAATCTGAATGCGATTGGCGAGACGGCCTGTACAGGGTTACATGGAGCGAATCGCCTCGCGAGCACTTCTTTGCTCGAGTGCCTTGTAACGGCGAAACTAACGGCGGAAGCGGATTGCCAAGATGTTCGATCGGCTAACTTCCATTTGCCGGCCGTTCGCGATTGGGAAAGCCCGGACGAGAGTCCTGACGAGGTGCTTATCCAGCAAGACATGCGGCTGATTCGAAGTACTATGTGGAATTACGTTGGCTTGATCCGATCTTCGCGTCGCCTGCACCGGGCAAGGCGAATTCTATTGGAACTGGAGCAGGAGATCAGCGAGTTTTATTCGGGCAACCGGTTAACCCGTTCCTTGATTGATCTTCGCAATGCGGTTCGAACTGCCTTGCTCGTCGTTCATGCGGCGAGTTTGAACTCGGAAAGTAAAGGAAGCCACTTTGTCGTGGTTGGAGATGATGAAGTTGATACCCTAGCGGCAGCCACGGACGAAATAAAATAG
- the nadA gene encoding quinolinate synthase NadA yields the protein MSRTTIEAPFSETEIETEAERLLAKLMHVDCDSRHSWNIETCCSVAPLTLEINALKKEKEAIILAHSYVEPEIVYGVADFSGDSYFLSMKAREAKARRIIFSGVVFMAETAKILSPAAEVLVPDRNSGCSLADSLTGEQLRELKAAYPEAGVVCYINSTAEVKAECDVCVTSSNVYKIVAAMPQKQILFVPDRLMADNIRVEMKRRGIEKKIISSDGTCIVHDQFDPNLIAESRTKFPGLKVVSHPECTMEITGKSDYVGSTGGMMDYVKKTEAPYFMMLTECGLVERIEVESPEKRFISGCKLCPYMKMNSLEKIRDILVLPRPEQIVELEESLRVKALHSIDRMFEMS from the coding sequence ATGTCACGGACGACGATTGAGGCACCGTTTTCAGAAACGGAAATTGAAACCGAGGCGGAGCGTCTGCTTGCCAAACTCATGCACGTAGATTGTGATTCCCGGCATTCCTGGAATATCGAAACGTGCTGCTCGGTCGCGCCATTGACCCTGGAGATCAACGCCCTCAAAAAGGAAAAAGAGGCAATCATACTGGCTCACTCCTACGTGGAGCCAGAGATTGTCTACGGGGTGGCTGACTTTTCCGGCGATTCGTATTTTCTATCGATGAAAGCGAGGGAGGCGAAAGCGCGTCGAATCATCTTTTCAGGAGTGGTGTTCATGGCGGAGACGGCAAAAATATTGTCTCCAGCAGCCGAGGTCCTCGTGCCTGATCGAAACTCCGGTTGTTCTCTAGCAGACTCGCTGACTGGTGAGCAGCTGCGAGAACTCAAAGCGGCCTATCCCGAAGCCGGAGTGGTCTGCTATATTAATAGCACTGCAGAGGTGAAAGCCGAGTGTGATGTTTGTGTGACGTCGAGCAACGTTTACAAGATTGTTGCGGCCATGCCGCAAAAGCAGATCCTGTTCGTCCCAGATCGTTTAATGGCGGACAATATCCGCGTCGAGATGAAAAGGAGAGGTATCGAAAAGAAGATAATCTCTTCGGATGGTACTTGTATTGTGCATGACCAGTTTGATCCTAATCTGATTGCCGAGTCGCGGACCAAGTTTCCAGGTTTGAAAGTCGTGTCCCACCCCGAATGTACGATGGAAATCACGGGCAAAAGCGACTACGTTGGAAGTACGGGGGGCATGATGGATTACGTGAAAAAAACGGAAGCGCCGTACTTTATGATGCTGACAGAATGCGGGTTGGTGGAGCGCATTGAAGTTGAGAGTCCGGAAAAGCGATTTATTTCAGGGTGCAAGCTCTGTCCTTACATGAAAATGAACTCTCTGGAAAAGATTCGGGATATTCTCGTTTTGCCTCGACCTGAGCAAATAGTCGAACTCGAAGAGTCGCTTCGCGTGAAAGCGCTTCACTCGATTGATCGGATGTTCGAAATGAGTTAG
- a CDS encoding PLD nuclease N-terminal domain-containing protein: protein MESSAQDISLILPVFLFVCMGLVGFSLLGFWIWMLVDCIKHESDEGNNKLIWVLVILFTQLLGAIIYFFVQRRERLRKQNSSASISL, encoded by the coding sequence ATGGAATCCTCCGCCCAAGACATTTCACTTATACTCCCCGTTTTCCTTTTCGTGTGTATGGGTCTCGTGGGTTTTTCCCTCCTCGGTTTTTGGATCTGGATGCTGGTCGATTGCATCAAACACGAATCGGATGAGGGAAACAACAAATTGATCTGGGTGCTCGTAATCCTATTCACCCAACTGCTCGGAGCTATCATCTACTTCTTCGTCCAGCGCAGAGAGCGACTGCGAAAACAGAACTCATCAGCATCAATTTCGCTGTAG
- a CDS encoding outer membrane lipoprotein-sorting protein: protein MRKIPAFFVAACLAALLMLSSNAQRRISDSSPLDTLGKNPSQEKGWEILKRFRSFGWDGGYHWRVQLKNMPRREGAWYLNGEIYGYRSDRGPISRIDIVEQAVDVDGNGSQIEKRVLRLLLQSGQDSYAMGKRTGETGPPLVFDSEAALEPIAGSEFSLFDLLAPHVYWPKFRYEGRTTFRGSPTHLFWMYPPEGDRLLNERIGGVRIFINDQFNVLTQTEIFDPEKTKLKTIYIIGVDKVDGQTIFRELDVRNEVTRDKTRLKILDAKMGLELPASLFTAQSLMDDLQHQTISIVRQETFESVQ, encoded by the coding sequence ATGCGCAAGATTCCGGCCTTTTTTGTGGCTGCCTGTTTGGCGGCTTTGCTAATGCTCTCCTCGAATGCCCAGCGCAGGATTTCAGATTCGAGCCCATTGGATACGCTAGGAAAAAATCCGAGCCAGGAAAAGGGTTGGGAGATTTTGAAGCGATTTCGGTCTTTTGGTTGGGATGGCGGGTATCACTGGCGCGTGCAGCTTAAAAATATGCCGAGGCGGGAGGGAGCTTGGTACTTGAACGGGGAGATATACGGGTATCGGTCAGATAGGGGTCCCATTAGTCGGATCGACATAGTTGAGCAGGCAGTTGATGTGGATGGGAACGGGAGCCAGATTGAGAAGCGGGTCTTGCGATTGCTTTTGCAGAGCGGCCAAGATTCCTATGCCATGGGCAAGCGGACTGGGGAAACAGGCCCGCCGCTTGTATTTGATTCAGAGGCCGCTCTAGAACCCATAGCTGGATCGGAGTTTAGCTTGTTCGATCTACTAGCTCCGCACGTCTATTGGCCAAAATTTCGTTATGAAGGCAGAACGACATTCCGGGGAAGCCCAACCCATCTTTTCTGGATGTATCCGCCAGAAGGGGATCGGTTGCTAAATGAACGTATTGGAGGTGTGCGGATCTTTATAAACGACCAGTTCAACGTCCTAACTCAAACGGAGATTTTTGACCCTGAGAAGACGAAGCTGAAAACAATCTATATCATCGGTGTCGACAAGGTGGATGGTCAGACGATTTTTAGAGAGTTAGATGTTCGCAATGAAGTGACTCGTGACAAGACACGACTTAAAATATTGGACGCAAAGATGGGGTTGGAATTGCCTGCGAGTCTATTTACCGCTCAGTCTTTGATGGATGATTTGCAACATCAGACGATCTCGATTGTCAGGCAAGAGACGTTTGAATCCGTCCAGTAG
- a CDS encoding NAD(P)H-dependent oxidoreductase produces the protein MSTISSTDLLEQLKWRYAVKEFDSRKEIPEELVSALEDSLVLTPSSFGLQPWKFYLIEDQAIKDQLPEISWNQPQPRDCSHMVALAIKRNFAEADVSNFIDCLAASRNVSVESLEGYKQFAGGFVAQGVSEGWIEHWSTHQVYIAIGQLMSSAALLGIDACPMEGIQADKYDEILGLNGTDYHVVLGCALGYRAESDKYATMNKARFRKEEMIERR, from the coding sequence ATGTCAACGATCTCGAGTACTGATCTATTGGAGCAACTCAAATGGCGTTATGCCGTCAAAGAATTCGATTCCCGTAAGGAGATTCCGGAAGAACTGGTTTCTGCGCTAGAAGATTCGCTTGTGTTGACTCCGTCGTCGTTTGGGCTACAGCCTTGGAAGTTTTATCTAATAGAAGACCAGGCAATCAAAGACCAGCTTCCTGAGATTTCTTGGAATCAGCCTCAGCCAAGGGATTGTTCTCACATGGTGGCTCTTGCGATAAAGAGAAACTTCGCAGAAGCAGACGTGAGCAATTTCATCGATTGTCTTGCCGCCAGTCGAAATGTTTCGGTGGAAAGTCTTGAAGGCTATAAGCAATTTGCCGGAGGTTTCGTGGCTCAAGGAGTGAGTGAGGGATGGATTGAGCATTGGTCCACTCACCAAGTTTATATTGCGATCGGCCAGTTGATGTCCAGCGCGGCTCTTCTGGGAATTGATGCTTGTCCCATGGAAGGCATCCAAGCGGACAAGTACGACGAAATCCTTGGATTAAATGGGACTGATTATCACGTGGTGCTCGGCTGCGCTTTGGGATACCGTGCTGAAAGCGATAAGTACGCTACCATGAACAAGGCACGATTTCGCAAGGAGGAAATGATCGAAAGGCGCTAG
- the secG gene encoding preprotein translocase subunit SecG, whose translation MSILADILTIVLVLLSLFLILVVLMQKGSANGGMGAAMGGGMAEAALGAETSNVLTKITRNTAIVFFVMVFGLGLAYIYLHNVELMADENALPEFAAPEMDAAGLLETLSGPESAADEAADALGDQVDSLATEAEAAATEETKSE comes from the coding sequence ATGAGCATTCTAGCCGACATTCTTACGATCGTTCTCGTTCTTCTTTCCTTGTTTCTCATTCTTGTTGTACTTATGCAAAAAGGAAGTGCCAACGGAGGCATGGGCGCTGCAATGGGTGGAGGAATGGCAGAAGCCGCTCTAGGTGCTGAGACATCCAATGTTCTAACCAAGATAACGAGGAATACGGCAATCGTCTTTTTCGTTATGGTTTTCGGTTTAGGTTTGGCCTACATCTATTTGCATAACGTTGAGCTAATGGCAGATGAGAATGCACTGCCGGAATTCGCCGCACCTGAAATGGATGCTGCAGGATTGCTGGAAACGCTATCGGGTCCTGAATCAGCTGCAGACGAGGCAGCGGACGCCTTGGGTGACCAGGTCGATTCTTTAGCCACCGAAGCGGAAGCCGCGGCCACTGAAGAAACGAAAAGCGAGTAA